CAGCCACAGCCCACACACCCTCTGCTAGTTGCTTGCATAACCGAAGGAACTTGACTTGACGCACAGGGACAAAAGGAGAAATCACTTGAAATTCAGCATGTATCTGGAAAAGAAACATTCATAAATTCCTGCTTCACTGCAAAAGACTATAAGACAGATAGGATAATGGAATACCATTTGCAAAGCTCCACTTTTTGTTCCGCCCATGCCACTTGATACGATATCAATGGTCGCAGCTCTAGCAATCAAGCTGGGAAACATTTCCACCCATCCATTCTGTATATGGAAAAGAAGTTAACCAACTGTTCAAGTACAAAACTAGAAGCATTAATTGCGCCATTTCTAGATTGAATAGCTGAAGAAATTAAGATTACTCTTGCAGCTTTCTCAACGCCATTCTATCATACAAGGGAACTCGACAGGTGATCATAAAAGGGTGAAATGCGagattataaacaaaaaaaaagaacaaaagctCACCAAACTATTCTAATCTTGATAAAGTGCTCCAAAATTGATAATTACATTGACATAAAAATACACAGAAAAATGAAATACAGAAATCAAATCCCAATAGCACGCTTATGCTCAAGagaaatcattaaaaacttCATATATAGCAGCATTAAGATTTAGATAGCATACCACGTCCATCAATGTCTCAACCAGATCCAAGCTGTTGGCGAGTACTACACCACTCTCCCGAGTTGCCTCAGTAACAAAATTGCTGGGTTTCATGCCAATACAAGGAGGAAAAGTCCTCATATACTCTTCATGGTTCAGAACTTCCCTCCCTCCATCCAAGCTTTTGATCCAAATGGGACTTTCAACCTGAGCAATCTTGATCAATTCATCCATAGCAGCCAGTGCAAGATCTACAAACATTGATCTATCAAATGGTACTTCATTGCCAACAGCATTGCCTATTGGTTTCATCAGAGGCATCATAACCCCTCCATTACTGTCAAGCCCCATTGGCAACGTGTTGTCAGTATGGCCTAAATTGCCATAACCATCTCTCCCAACTGCAAGGTCGAACTTGGTGGTTGAGCCAAAGGGAGGGACGGGACTGGCCGAGGATGCGAGAGGTCTGCCTAAAAACTTATTGGCTAGGGCACAAACACGGCCTAATTCATCCTTCAATCGAGCATTTTCAATTCTTAGCTGCTGCTGCTCATAAGACACTGGAACAGGCACCGCCGGACCACCACAATTGTTGCAAATTGGATCACTCATGTTTTGTTTCAACAACTCATTCTCAGCTCGGAGTTTATCATTTTCTTGCCTGAGGATTGCATTCTCATGACGTTCCAACTGGGTCTGGAGTATAAAATgaccaaaatcaaaatcttcACAAGGGATAATGAAAAGAATCGAAAGGGTACGCAAAAGTTTATCAATTTACCTTCATTTGAGTTCTCCTATTTTGAAACCAAAACTTGATTTGCTTGCTTTCCAAGCCAAGCCTCCTGCTAAGCTCTGATCTTTGTTTTTCGTCAGGATGAGGACATTCCTTAAAGAAACTATTGACATCACAAACAGAAACAAATATcttttagataaaaaagaatCCTTCAAACAAAGACTAGTGACACGAATACATAAATCCCTTGACATAAACAAAACAGCCAAAAGAAGAATCATACGATTCAAGCTCTTGTATTTGATTAGCAGTGTGTCTATTGTACTTCTTCCTAGGCCTTTGATAATCTCCAGCATCCTGATCTTCCCCAGATGCACCTTCAATGTTATCACTTCCAGACCTGCTCTCATAACCATCCTCCCTCGTCCTCCCTACCAAACTAGGATCAAAATGTTCCCCAAGTAGGCCCATGTCACCATGACTATCCATCTTATtcttctgcaaaaaaaaaaaaaaaaaaacccacaaacaaAAAAGGGTCATACATTATTCAATTTCAAGCACAACAGCatgcaagaaataaaaatcacaaccGACAACCATAAAGTAAATCAAGAGAAAGTTCATTCAGGCAAGATACATGtaatagaaagagaaagggCTGGTGATTTGGTAGAGGAGGGTTGTtagtggcggcggcggcggcgtcGTCTTCTCAGCAATGGCACCAACACTAAGGCATGGTGTTGTTATTGTGTACTGAAATCATATCTGTCACAAACGCTGAAACCCCACAACTACCACCAAAACTATCAACACTGTTAGTACTGATCAAGcccaaaaaccaatcaaaatagCCCCTTTTCACTTTGTTTATGTATATAATTCTTatatattctctctctctctctctgcgcTTGACCCTTGGTTACTCCTGCGCgagctttttttatattgaaaagcTAGCTATCCCTCTCACGAGGTATTCTTGGATTCTCTCTCTCACTTGTTTAGCAAGTTCTGACCTTCACAAGATTTCACACACACCGAGCCAGACTTAAAAACTAAACTCACATTCTTATTTataagagaaaacaagaaaaagcaaTTTCTCTGTCAACGTTTCATGGATgactctcttctctctctttctctctctgtctcAGAAAACCTTCGCGTGTcagaaaatgagatgaaaagGGCATTTTCTTGATATACACACTATTCTTGCCCCCATCAAGTTGAAAATCCATCAGACAAAACAAGCCTGACTCTGATATTTTATTTCACACATacaagaaacataaaaataaaaaaatgacagtTGACCTCTCCTCCTTTCCCTCAATTTTTGTGACGTAAAAAAGTGGTTGAATACAAtcgataaaaaagaaaaaaaagaagagtacCTTTCTTAATACTTGATGGTACGAAAAGGGTCTTTCGACAAGATAAAATTATCAGatcctttcttccttttctttttttattattaggatCAATATAGGAATAAGACAAAACCAATGTAACGTCAATTATAGTGAGCGAGACAAGAAAAGCATATTACTTGACAGTAACACAAGAagccataaaaaaacatgtttgctTACGCTGTAAGAGTCCTGATTCAAgataaataacattaaaaataatgtttttatttgaaacgcAGCAAAACGAGAGCACAAAAGCTGATACTATGTGATcgcatgaaaataaattgaagataCGAAGCTAAGAGCAACTTacactctctcttttctcttctctcactGGTTTTTCTAGGGCAAGTAGCCTCCTTTCTTGCTTTCATGCACAAAGggatttcttctttctttctttctttctttctttgttgttcaaagagaaacagaaacaaattgagaaaatatgTAAAAGGAGAGGAAATATTTTTGGACTGAATGGTGAAAAGTCAATACGCGGGGACCGCTTGCCTTTTTCATTACATGGTTTCGTGAAATCCGCCACGCGTGTTTGCTAGCGCGTGTATGgcaatttatttttgtcttgGCTTGGTGGGTTGTGGCTGCTTAAGGGCGAGTTTTGACCTTTGGTGTGGCCGGAACCAGTAGGAAGATGGCACTTGGAAATAATGGTTCGCCGACTAAAAAATTGGTGGGCTTAGTTTgggaaattaaattattatatatacattCGTAAAATCCTAATATAAATTGTTGTGACAAAACCTTCTTGTTAcgagttgtatttttttaaaaaaaaaaataattaatttttttaaaaaaatatttttcgagAAAGAACTTGGTTTCACGTGAATCAAAAGTTGACTTAAAACACTcttgttatcaaataaaaaattatttaaaatgaatacTTGTATTATACATGGATAtagaaatcaatattatttatcacACGAGTATTACTTAATGCATGCaataaatttctcttttttattattccttttTGCCTTTggatttggttaaaaaaaccataattccACACCCTGATTCATTGCATATCTGTGGCATTTGTTGAGTTAATTAGGAACATTACAggtaaaaacattaatttaattcagAGCATTATAGGTAAAAACATCAATTACTTGGATGTAATTAAGACGAATATTCTTTTATCGTATCATGTGAATTAAAAGCAATTTACTAAatctgctatatatatatatatcaataattattatGTAGCTTTTGAGGATTATATATGGAATGCTTGCtttgttaattatttgttatttcaaTCAACAGTTAATCTTTAGAAAAGCTGTGATCTCTTCTGGAAAATAATAAAGCATGATTCACATGAAATGTATTCGCGAATAAGAAACAATTTCCATGAATTTTCTGATGCTTATTTATTCAACTCCAAGTTAATTcggttgtttttttacttgttttactCCTCACTAACTCTGCCTATTACTGAAAATGAATATGGTGGAAAACTTGTTGAATCTAGTccccaatgtttttttattttttgcacaaTATCTTATTTGTtcacaataacaaaatatatatgatattaacGATAATTAAAGGGATTTTCACCAACTATCCATGTATGAAAAAAGGTTAGGTGAGATacgaatttgatgattttttggcGTGACATCTTCTGAAAATTAGCagatatgaaatttattttcctgTGCAATTAGGAGTTCGGATACATATAATAATACAATTATTATGCTTTAATGTGGAAATCTTGGGTTCAGATTATCTATAAGTAATAACTAGCAAGCCAGGAAGGATAATAATGAAAATCTAATGCGTGTTGTCATTTAATTGACCAACTAAACGAAATTGAGTAAACAACATTAAGAATTTGCATGGAGTTGAAATAAGATATATTGCGTTGAAAAAATCACGTGTGTGTTGTTcatatgaatgaaaaattaatgcagcatgataaatcatgtttttgaaatattttatgcaagttaatatatatatatattatatatatatatatatatatatatatatatatatatatatatatatatatatatataagttccTAAGCTCCAATGGGAAGCGAATCGATATTATATTGAGGATTAAAAATTGAGTGTGTCTTGATAGCATAATTATTAAAGCAGTTTGGTTAGTTTGGtgggtttattttaaaaacttgtgatatagaattaatttaatcataataaaatcttaaatcaaataaaaaaaatattgtatttgatcTAATCATGTTTTAAACTATTCAGTTAACATGATCAAATTCAAcagataaatattaataatttttttaaaaaataaaacaacataattgtttttaaaaaattattctatctTTTTGGATAATCCACTaaccatacattttttttttctagagtcATTTCTCAAACATAGTCCAACAATTATATGCCCtaacacattattttttttatttaaagaatgaTGATTGAGTTTTGCATGGACTTTCATGGTTAAAATACATGTATTTAGTCTTCACAAGATTTTGCcatgaatgatatttttattttgcatgtaaCATTTTATGAagttaaatagaaataaaagctATTTAACACATGAGATAGCATCTCAAATATTTCATCATATTACTTAATTAATGCAcgtatttctattttttatgaaatctgCTTTTGATATAtactttggttaaaaaaaatatattaatttgacaCCTTGATTTAATGCATATCCATGCCATTTATGGAATTGATCATTCATTCAATGTGAATAAAGGCAAAACATTGGggagtttaaaaaaaacatgataagtgaatattattttgatataagttATGCATTAATTCAAATCATATGAATTAAAAATGCGATTCACTAAATTTGTTCTATTTCATTATTATGTAGCTTTGATAGATTGTGGCGTGCTTATTGTTTCAATTATGATCAGTAAATCTCTATAAATCTTGTGAGCTCTTTTAGGAAATAGTAAATCCCTGGCTATTAATTACTAGGTGTTGGGATTGACTCGGTGCAATGCTTGGACTGGTTAATTGAGGTTAATcagatttgttttaaaaaaaaatattaaaacaatattattttttaaaaacaataattaaaaagtcAACACTTTTTACTTTTAACTAGATGCCTGTTTAGTAAAATTTAAGCTTTGACtctcctaaaaaaattataatatttgttaaatCTTAATCCTTGCTGACTTGTACTTTTCGCTCAATTATTTTTACCTGTTCTCCAAATAAACAGTGAGGTTAACTAGAAATATTTAAGGGCTTTTTCACCAACTAGCCATCGATGGAAAAGGTTAGGTCAAACATGAATCTGATGTTTTTGTCAACAAGAAGGAAGCATGGCAGcttatctcaaaataaaataaattgaaggatgtgaaaaatataattgtatcGCACTCCTTTTTGACATGAGTTTTACTAAGAACAAGTGGTTGAAGAAGGGTCATTCGAAGTAGCCGAATCTCAAGCTAAAGCCAGGGCAGGTgctagaaaaaaacatattcaaaatttattttattgcgtAATTATGAGTTCGGATATAGAAATTTAAACAAACAATCTAATTATTGTGTTTGAATGTGGAAATTTCCATTTCAAATTCGAACAACTCCAAGATttagaagatatatatatatatatatatatatatatatattttttttttaatcttcacaGTAAGTGTTTAAGGAATGATCAATAATGGCTGAGTTTTGCatctatattttcttatttagcatctatttgttttgcttaaagtaaaatgttttctcGGAAGATGTTTTACATGtataatatcttttaatatccgggctgaaatatatttttcacgtgtaaaatattttttaatgacaacGGTGAAGAAAAAGATGATAGTGAGACGGTTGTGGTGAGATGACGATGATGCAAAAAAAATGGTGAGAAGATAGTCATAGTGGCGGTGAAAGAGGCAGTAAGATGATGACTGGCCTATAAAGCAGGTAAAAGAAACTTATTTGTGGATGAATTTGTAAAACCTCAAAATTACATGGGATCAATTTAAATCTCAAACCTATAAAGCAGGTAAATTCATAGGCCCATAAGCATAAGAAGCAGGCCCTTAGTTTGTGGCCTGGCCTATTTCAAGTGTATCTTGTAGAGCCCATAATCAGAAAGCCCACATTGACCTTCTAACCAAAGTTATATCTCTTCAAAAACTAAACCCTAAGCTTTTTACTTCCCTGCCAAAAAAATCAGTAGCTGCTGCCGCCATGGTTCTCAAGTACGTCCCTCTCTCTCCAATACGTTTTCGTTTCCATGTATATAGAAATGGGTTGtatttttcttcgttttttcttAATGGGCTGttgttttttcaagtgtttAAGCAGTCTATGATTTGTTGGATTCAATTTGAGTCGTCTTGGCtttgtttgaaatatattaCAATCTGAACATCTGTTGTAGAGATCTAGAAACTTCGTTAGATATGACAATACAAggtaaaaaaagtgattttcttttgttttataaagCTTATAAATACAAGCTTTAAGAAAGTTTTAAGCCTTTTGGTGATGGAATTTCCCACCTTCAATCCTTTAAATATGATGActcaatttataaatttttggtgaatggaataattttaattatgtttcaaGTGAGTCTTTTAATTACCCCCCGGAATAAGACCAAGTAATTTGCTATATTGCCCGAGTCCTCGGCTCCTTGGTAGAGCATTACGTTATAATCTATGTCTGAGTGTGATTGATGCAGTGCAGGAAGATAATAAAGTGAAAACACAGTGAAGTAAACAACGGAATTACTATGacttgaattaaattgaagttgGGACAACAAGAGCTCAAGGTTTAGTGATTTTTGTGACGCTTTATAGGATCTTCTGGTTGGAGTGTTGCACTAGGGTATTCCTATTAGTTTGATTTTAAGAACGTGCTACACTTTGATGTGGCTAATAATAAGTGACTTATTAGTCAATGAACTGACAGTaacaggtttttttttggagttaCACAGAGGGGTTTTATGATTTGGTTGAGTTCTGAGATTTGTTGGATCATGCAAATGAAGTCAATTTATGTTTTAGATATGCAATCATGATCACCATCAAACATGCCCGCCCTTGAATGGAGCATATTTATTGATTTGACAATAGATTTTCTTTGTAATGGTTTCTTTCTGGATGATCTCAGGACTGAACTCTGCCGCTTCAGCGGGGCGAAGATATATCCCGGCAAGGGTATCAGATTTATTCGCTCAGATTCCCAGGTAATGTGCAGTTTTGTATTGAAggcattgaattttctttttatttcccttCACTGTAAAATGCAGGCTGTGAAACTAATTAATCATTTTTCATTCAATCAAGGTGTTCCTCTTTGCTAATTCTAAATGCAAGAGGTACTTCCACAACAGGCTGAAGCCCTCAAAGCTAACTTGGACAGCTATGTACAGGAAGCAGCACAAGAAGGTAACTTTTTGCTTAGTTTCTATAAACTTTTTAATGACAAATGTAGAACGCCTCTACACGCAGGAGTGTTTTCTTTGAAAGTAAACCCATGATGTACTATATGTTGATTTTGACAAATTACAGGACATTGCTGCTGAAACTATTAAGAAGAGGCGTCGCACTACAAAAAAACCTTACTCAAGGTCCATTGTAGGTGCTACTTTGGAGGTCATACAGAAGAAGCGAACTGAGAAACCTGAAGTCCGTGATGCTGCAAGAGAGGCTGCACTCCGGTATATTCTCTTTACCGTTTGATAAATGTAATTTGATTATCCAGTCAACGTCGGTACTTACTGATGTTTTTCTTGAAATGCTTGATTTTCTGTGCAGTGAAATTAAGGAAAGgattaagaaaacaaaggaTGAGAAAAAAGCCAAGAAGGCTGAGGTAACGGCCAAGGCACAAAAGAGCAGCAAAGGTAGCCTGCCAAAGGGTGCTGCACCAAAGGGCCCCAAGCTTGGCGGGGGTGGAGGAAAGCGTTGAAATCCCTTCTTTCTTTGTAGTACTATCAACTCGCTGTTAAAAGAATTTTGTTTCGGAGATTTTACATGGATCAAGGTTGATTGTtgccattttgttcattaaGAGTTTACCGACTTTTTTCCTCCCGTTGTTATCAATTAGTAATGGTTTGATTGGAGAAATTCGatgaattttatcattatgGCTTTGACTTGTGCCCCGAGAGTTGAGAATGGACTGGTTATATATTCTTTTGGCGATTGTTGTGTTCATAGGTTATTTTGCTGAACTGTAGTTTCTATAACCATAACaaggatttgaaaaaaaaacgttGCTTCGTGCGAAATCTCGTTCTACCCGACTGAGATTTTGGAAGAAAAGCCTCTGGTTGCCTCTTTGATAAGCTCCATAAGCCGCAGATTGTTCGCATGGTGGCTTGTTGTCATTATCTTGACAATATCCATCTATGCAAGGCGCACCCTGGGACGATACATGTGGTCTTTGATCGACGATTCTTAACGACGGAAAACTAGTCTTTGCTTACTCCCTGCCCTGAGTGATATGGCAAACAGGCAAAGAATGCTAATTTGCTGCAGGTGGAGCTTTGTAAAACGCTACAAGATCTTACAAATTATCATCCTGTTATCATATTCCAGGCGTCAAGCAACCTGCTCACAGTGTATGGTGGGCGTTTCTGCTTTTGATTTATATTGGTGAATGGAACATGAAGATAAGGTTTCAATTTACACAGCAAGGTCGGTTTCGGTTTCGCTATCAAAACCAGCCCATATTCTTCTTAAATGCATGTCATTTTCTCAGGATCAGAAGACAAATTACGAGGGTCCCTCAGTCTTTCTAGAGGCTCTGGgtggttttcttatttgttctttttccattttaCATGCTaaccaaataatatttcaatttgtttttacatttcaaaaacaatttttttttttttattttttttaaattaataattcttttagtgtttttttaattattttaatgcattgatatcaaaaataattttaaaaaaataataatattattttaatatatttataagtaaaaatacattttcaaactAGCCAAAAACAGCTGGTCTCCTGAATTTATTGGAAAGCAAAGACATTACTGTATCCGTAATTTTTTCTCTGCTGCAACCTTACCTGAAAGCAAACAACAAACCCTTTTCACCATTTGAGCCAATTCCAGGATGGTGAAACTACGATCCGAACCAAGCAGGAGCAGCAtagatatcaaaaaaaaaagaaaagaaaaaagtgggACCATAGGATAGTAACTTTGGTGTAGGTAAGGGCCAAATCATAATGGCCACTTGGCAAAGTAATTGAAGAGAGTAGCTTCCAAGTAACAAAGCCAACCCAACTGTCTGAACCAAACCTACCCTCAGAGACCACCACAGCACAGACATAGGAAGAGGAAGGTTACTGTCAAATCCTACTTTTGACTTCTACAAGCTTCTATATGTCTTAGTTTCTTCCTTTTTCATGTTCTTATTTCTATTCCTCCATTCGACAGCTAAAGGAGCTATTGAAGGCAGAGTTCTAGATGCTCCAacgcaaaaagaaaaagaaataattaataaaaaagaaacaaagggtTGCCAGCATTGATATATCACTAGATCATTCCAAAATGATCATCAGCTGGCCGGCAGGACTTACCTGGCTAATTTGCTTACCCAGGTTATGGATATACCATCTCCGGCACATCAGAAAAGTGGAATTTGCCTGCTGCAAGCCAGATTGAGAACAAGAAGCTTAACATATGTAATACAAGAACagcaaaaaagaaatttaaagcagcagtctttttctttttttaagagaaaagtgTGTTTTCCTTTACCAATCACGCTGTGCTGTCCcgtaatataattaattaaatacgaaagagagagataaaaatataaaaacaaatcagtatataaaattcttttgaaaacaCTAACTAAAGGGAACATATCCTTCGACAGATGGATCAAAGCTCAAATTAGCTAAAATTACATGCATCTAATGAGATGCAAAGCTATTCCAATTGCATCGTAATGAAACAAAGCAAGAACACCCTCAATCAGGTCATCGATTTCCTTTCTCATACTTCCATATCTAAGTCTGTTTGAACATCTTCCCATCTCATCACTCGTATTAGCTGCAAGCTACCAATCAAGAATTGTCTCATACGCAagtgaaaacacaaaaagaaaagaaaagtaattagccatgtgtatatatattattaacttTACTATATGGGAATCTTATAATTGTATGAAACGATAAGAGAATCAAATTCCTTGTTTCCtacttcaataaaaacaaaacacccaTGTGTTTCATaatgtgataaaaattattttttagaagtttttttttt
The sequence above is drawn from the Populus alba chromosome 15, ASM523922v2, whole genome shotgun sequence genome and encodes:
- the LOC118056236 gene encoding large ribosomal subunit protein eL24, whose protein sequence is MVLKTELCRFSGAKIYPGKGIRFIRSDSQVFLFANSKCKRYFHNRLKPSKLTWTAMYRKQHKKDIAAETIKKRRRTTKKPYSRSIVGATLEVIQKKRTEKPEVRDAAREAALREIKERIKKTKDEKKAKKAEVTAKAQKSSKGSLPKGAAPKGPKLGGGGGKR
- the LOC118056232 gene encoding homeobox-leucine zipper protein ROC5; protein product: MDSHGDMGLLGEHFDPSLVGRTREDGYESRSGSDNIEGASGEDQDAGDYQRPRKKYNRHTANQIQELESFFKECPHPDEKQRSELSRRLGLESKQIKFWFQNRRTQMKTQLERHENAILRQENDKLRAENELLKQNMSDPICNNCGGPAVPVPVSYEQQQLRIENARLKDELGRVCALANKFLGRPLASSASPVPPFGSTTKFDLAVGRDGYGNLGHTDNTLPMGLDSNGGVMMPLMKPIGNAVGNEVPFDRSMFVDLALAAMDELIKIAQVESPIWIKSLDGGREVLNHEEYMRTFPPCIGMKPSNFVTEATRESGVVLANSLDLVETLMDVNGWVEMFPSLIARAATIDIVSSGMGGTKSGALQMIHAEFQVISPFVPVRQVKFLRLCKQLAEGVWAVADVSVDGNLENLNAQTPVTCRRLPSGCIIQDMNNGCCKVTWVEHSEYDESAVHRLYRHILNSGMGFGAQRWIAALQRHYECMAMLLSPTILGEDQTVLNLGGKKSMLKLARRMVDSFCSGVCASTLHNWGNLVVESVSEDVRILTRKIINEPGEPDGIVLSVSTSVWLPVSQQRLFDFLRDEQSRSQWDILSNGGILQEMVQIPKGQGHWNTVSVLRSSAVDANASDNMLILQETWNDASGSLVVYAPVDVQSVSVVMNGGDSTYVALLPSGFVILPGNSFSNGEPNNSNGNPAKRDCDGNSGGGSFLTVGFQILASNLPSAKLTVESIKTVHNLISCTMQRIKTAFN